The following proteins are encoded in a genomic region of Takifugu rubripes chromosome 9, fTakRub1.2, whole genome shotgun sequence:
- the lysmd4 gene encoding lysM and putative peptidoglycan-binding domain-containing protein 4 isoform X1, with the protein MMRRVEHGSRAFQAPVDVHASADGQIYLFKRRQNESAVSSDDEDHVVMDRKPQVCQNLERNIQFLEREVLDGDTLNKLALQYGCKVADIKRLNNLMQEQDFYALKSVRIPVQKHSFLGETSTILRDHKEDFLHSAAKLKPLDTSRTHRQPKEVSDFVMDVEQDTERLIQSTNDPDETKQPRFIVREGSLSKADCGAQWWNVVVAVLVIGIILPVFFLLFFKMKNSHVLSSADTTTQPSGGFSNASTLTPVTAAGGD; encoded by the exons ATGATGCGGCGGGTCGAGCACGGTTCCAGGGCTTTCCAGGCTCCTGTGGATGTTCACGCCAGTGCAGACGGCCAGATCTACCTGTTCAAGAGGAGGCAGAATGAATCTGCTGTCTCTTCAGACGACGAAGACCACGTTGTCATGGACAGAAAACCGCAGGTTTGCCAAAATCTGGAGAGAAATATTCAGTTTTTGGAGCGGGAGGTGTTAGACGGAGACACCCTGAATAAGCTTGCACTGCAATATGGCTGCAAG GTGGCGGATATAAAGCGGTTAAACAATCTTATGCAGGAACAAGATTTCTATGCACTGAAATCGGTCAGAATACCCGTTCAGAAACACAGCTTTTTAGGGGAGACTTCCACGATCCTACGTGACCATAAAGAAGATTTTCTTCATTCAGCTGCCAAACTGAAGCCTCTGGACACTTCTAGAACCCACAGACAACCAAAAGAGGTCTCAGACTTTGTAATGGACGTGGAACAAGACACAGAGAGGCTGATTCAGAGCACGAATGATCCAGACGAGACAAAACAGCCGAGGTTCATCGTTAGGGAAGGATCCCTGAGCAAGGCGGACTGTGGCGCCCAGTGGTGGAACGTTGTGGTTGCTGTGCTCGTGATAGGCATCATACTGCCCGtcttctttttattgtttttcaaaatgaaaaacagccaCGTCCTCTCCTCGGCCGACACGACGACACAGCCGTCCGGCGGCTTTTCGAACGCCTCGACCCTCACCCCCGtgacagctgctggaggagactGA
- the lysmd4 gene encoding lysM and putative peptidoglycan-binding domain-containing protein 4 isoform X2 — translation MMRRVEHGSRAFQAPVDVHASADGQIYLFKRRQNESAVSSDDEDHVVMDRKPQVADIKRLNNLMQEQDFYALKSVRIPVQKHSFLGETSTILRDHKEDFLHSAAKLKPLDTSRTHRQPKEVSDFVMDVEQDTERLIQSTNDPDETKQPRFIVREGSLSKADCGAQWWNVVVAVLVIGIILPVFFLLFFKMKNSHVLSSADTTTQPSGGFSNASTLTPVTAAGGD, via the exons ATGATGCGGCGGGTCGAGCACGGTTCCAGGGCTTTCCAGGCTCCTGTGGATGTTCACGCCAGTGCAGACGGCCAGATCTACCTGTTCAAGAGGAGGCAGAATGAATCTGCTGTCTCTTCAGACGACGAAGACCACGTTGTCATGGACAGAAAACCGCAG GTGGCGGATATAAAGCGGTTAAACAATCTTATGCAGGAACAAGATTTCTATGCACTGAAATCGGTCAGAATACCCGTTCAGAAACACAGCTTTTTAGGGGAGACTTCCACGATCCTACGTGACCATAAAGAAGATTTTCTTCATTCAGCTGCCAAACTGAAGCCTCTGGACACTTCTAGAACCCACAGACAACCAAAAGAGGTCTCAGACTTTGTAATGGACGTGGAACAAGACACAGAGAGGCTGATTCAGAGCACGAATGATCCAGACGAGACAAAACAGCCGAGGTTCATCGTTAGGGAAGGATCCCTGAGCAAGGCGGACTGTGGCGCCCAGTGGTGGAACGTTGTGGTTGCTGTGCTCGTGATAGGCATCATACTGCCCGtcttctttttattgtttttcaaaatgaaaaacagccaCGTCCTCTCCTCGGCCGACACGACGACACAGCCGTCCGGCGGCTTTTCGAACGCCTCGACCCTCACCCCCGtgacagctgctggaggagactGA